One stretch of Cellulomonas wangsupingiae DNA includes these proteins:
- a CDS encoding cation-translocating P-type ATPase: MTSTAHDRPRRSAGADFLTDLGEYRPYAEDAHEVLDRLGTTTGGLTSGEAAVRLDTVGPNRLPTAPRPHVLARFLSHFDDVLIYILLAAAVLKAFLGDWVDFTVILVVAVVNALVGFLQEGQAERALDGIRTMLSLSATVRRDGEWTDVDSQDLVPGDVVRVRSGDKVPADLRLVQATNLQVDESALTGESVPAAKDVAPVGTDAGVGDRTSMLFSGTIVAAGTGLGVVTSTGAGTEIGRIQSLIADVDALETPLKRQLGRLGTLLSRGILVMAFAMLVIGRVIHDFELPDLVSAAIGFAVAAVPEGLPALVTITLALGVQQMARRNAITRKLPAVEALGSVTTICSDKTGTLTKNEMTARTVVTAEHRYDVEGLGYQPTGGVTLAGAPAPLAEHADLRALVLAGALCNDARVTADDAGRWGVVGQPTEGALRTLALKTDADTSGARRVAAVPFESANKFSATLDLLPDGDLRVHALGAPDRLLDRATTQRGPSGEAVPLDREHWERAVDELGSRGLRVLATAERPAAPGTATLDLDDVTSLTLLGLVGIVDPPRPEAVAAIADCHRAGIAVKMITGDHAGTAVAIARELGIVRHGGDVEALTGAELEAMSQEQLRTRVQDVDVYARTSPEHKIRIVRALQSHREVVAMTGDGVNDAPALTRADVGIAMGIKGTEATKEAAEIVLADDNFATIERAVEEGRRIYDNIRKSVVFLLPTNGAQSLVILVAVLFGLALPLTPVQILWVNLVTAITLSLALAYEPAEPGIMDRPPRSPKEPVLSRPALAVVVWASLLIGGATLGVFLVEKQLGAADGVAQTSAVTMLALGQMAFLFSCRFLNGSSLTWRVVRGNRVVWIAVGALLVLQLVFNYAPFMHSWFGSAPIGLRDWGLTVVIALGVFLLSEAGKAVAHRMRA, from the coding sequence ATGACGAGCACGGCCCACGACCGCCCGCGACGCAGCGCCGGCGCCGACTTCCTCACCGACCTGGGCGAGTACCGCCCGTATGCCGAGGACGCGCACGAGGTCCTCGACCGGCTCGGCACCACGACCGGGGGCCTGACGTCCGGTGAGGCCGCCGTCCGGCTCGACACCGTCGGTCCCAACCGCCTGCCGACGGCCCCGCGTCCGCACGTCCTGGCCCGGTTCCTCTCGCACTTCGACGACGTGCTCATCTACATCCTGCTCGCCGCCGCCGTCCTCAAGGCGTTCCTCGGCGACTGGGTCGACTTCACCGTCATCCTCGTCGTCGCCGTGGTGAACGCGCTGGTCGGCTTCCTGCAGGAGGGGCAGGCCGAGCGCGCGCTCGACGGCATCCGCACGATGCTGTCGCTGTCCGCGACGGTGCGGCGCGACGGCGAGTGGACGGACGTCGACTCGCAGGACCTGGTGCCGGGCGACGTCGTGCGCGTGCGGTCCGGGGACAAGGTGCCCGCCGACCTGCGGCTCGTCCAGGCCACGAACCTGCAGGTGGACGAGTCGGCGCTGACGGGCGAGTCGGTCCCCGCGGCCAAGGACGTCGCACCGGTCGGCACCGACGCGGGCGTCGGGGACCGCACGAGCATGCTCTTCTCGGGGACGATCGTCGCGGCGGGCACGGGCCTGGGCGTCGTGACGTCCACGGGTGCGGGGACGGAGATCGGGCGCATCCAGTCGCTCATCGCGGACGTCGACGCCCTCGAGACGCCGCTCAAGCGCCAGCTCGGCCGCCTCGGGACGCTGCTGTCGCGCGGCATCCTGGTCATGGCGTTCGCGATGCTGGTCATCGGGCGCGTCATCCACGACTTCGAGCTGCCGGACCTCGTGTCGGCCGCCATCGGGTTCGCGGTCGCCGCCGTGCCCGAGGGCCTGCCCGCGCTGGTGACCATCACCCTCGCGCTCGGCGTGCAGCAGATGGCCCGCCGCAACGCCATCACCCGCAAGCTGCCCGCGGTCGAGGCGCTCGGCTCGGTGACCACCATCTGCTCGGACAAGACCGGCACGCTGACGAAGAACGAGATGACGGCGCGCACGGTGGTCACGGCCGAGCACCGGTACGACGTCGAGGGCCTGGGGTACCAGCCGACCGGCGGGGTGACGCTGGCGGGCGCACCGGCACCCCTCGCGGAGCACGCGGACCTGCGGGCGCTCGTGCTGGCCGGGGCGCTGTGCAACGACGCCCGCGTGACGGCGGACGACGCCGGTCGCTGGGGTGTCGTCGGCCAGCCCACCGAGGGCGCGCTGCGGACCCTCGCGCTGAAGACCGACGCCGACACGTCAGGTGCACGGCGCGTCGCCGCCGTGCCGTTCGAGTCGGCGAACAAGTTCTCCGCGACGCTCGACCTGCTGCCGGACGGGGACCTGCGCGTGCACGCCCTGGGGGCCCCCGACCGGCTGCTCGACCGCGCGACGACACAGCGCGGGCCGTCCGGCGAGGCCGTGCCGCTGGACCGTGAGCACTGGGAGCGCGCGGTCGACGAGCTCGGCAGCCGCGGGCTGCGCGTCCTGGCGACGGCCGAGCGGCCCGCGGCACCCGGGACGGCCACCCTCGACCTGGACGACGTCACGTCCCTGACCCTCCTCGGCCTCGTCGGGATCGTCGACCCGCCGCGCCCCGAGGCCGTGGCGGCCATCGCCGACTGCCACCGCGCGGGGATCGCGGTGAAGATGATCACCGGCGACCACGCGGGCACAGCCGTCGCCATCGCGCGCGAGCTCGGGATCGTCCGGCACGGCGGGGACGTCGAGGCGCTGACGGGCGCCGAGCTGGAGGCGATGAGCCAGGAGCAGCTGCGCACCCGGGTGCAGGACGTGGACGTGTACGCGCGCACCAGCCCGGAGCACAAGATCCGGATCGTGCGCGCGCTGCAGTCGCACCGCGAGGTCGTCGCGATGACCGGCGACGGCGTCAACGACGCCCCGGCCCTGACGCGCGCCGACGTCGGCATCGCGATGGGCATCAAGGGCACCGAGGCGACCAAGGAGGCCGCGGAGATCGTCCTGGCCGACGACAACTTCGCGACCATCGAGCGGGCCGTCGAGGAGGGGCGGCGGATCTACGACAACATCCGCAAGTCCGTCGTCTTCCTGCTGCCCACGAACGGCGCGCAGTCGCTGGTGATCCTCGTCGCCGTGCTGTTCGGGCTCGCGCTGCCGCTGACCCCCGTGCAGATCCTGTGGGTCAACCTCGTCACCGCGATCACGCTGTCCCTCGCCCTGGCCTACGAGCCGGCGGAGCCCGGGATCATGGACCGCCCGCCACGGTCGCCGAAGGAGCCGGTGCTGTCGCGGCCGGCCCTCGCGGTGGTGGTGTGGGCGTCGCTGCTCATCGGTGGGGCGACGCTGGGCGTCTTCCTGGTGGAGAAGCAGCTCGGCGCGGCCGACGGGGTGGCGCAGACCTCGGCCGTCACAATGCTCGCGCTGGGGCAGATGGCGTTCCTGTTCTCGTGCCGGTTCCTCAACGGCTCGTCGCTGACCTGGCGAGTGGTGCGGGGCAACCGCGTGGTGTGGATCGCGGTCGGTGCGCTGCTCGTGCTGCAGCTCGTCTTCAACTACGCGCCGTTCATGCACTCCTGGTTCGGCTCCGCGCCCATCGGGCTGCGGGACTGGGGACTGACGGTGGTCATCGCGCTCGGGGTGTTCCTGCTCAGCGAGGCGGGGAAGGCGGTCGCGCACCGCATGCGTGCCTGA
- a CDS encoding MerR family transcriptional regulator: protein MRIGELARRTGVATRLLRYYEEQGLLSPARGSNAYREYGEDDVARVERVAGLVRAGVPTRLVRVILDLEAAQETDLPASCPRTVAEMLAQELEGLDQRIACLTASRATLHDYLVRTEHAVLLRDAARA, encoded by the coding sequence GTGCGGATCGGCGAGCTGGCGCGCAGGACGGGGGTCGCGACACGACTGCTGCGCTACTACGAGGAGCAAGGGCTGCTCTCGCCCGCGCGAGGCTCGAACGCCTACCGCGAGTACGGCGAGGACGACGTCGCACGCGTCGAGCGCGTCGCGGGCCTGGTGCGGGCGGGCGTGCCCACGCGCCTGGTCCGGGTGATCCTCGACCTCGAGGCGGCCCAGGAGACGGACCTGCCGGCGTCCTGCCCCCGGACGGTCGCCGAGATGCTCGCCCAGGAGCTGGAGGGCCTCGACCAGCGCATCGCGTGCCTGACCGCGAGCCGGGCGACCCTGCACGACTACCTCGTGCGCACGGAGCACGCGGTGCTGCTGCGGGACGCGGCGCGGGCCTGA
- a CDS encoding VOC family protein → MDLYIHYTFLPADDPEASLAFYRDVLDFDVRNDVGYGDMRWITVGPPAQPQTSIVLHPPAADPGITDDERHTIAELMAKGSYASIVLAASDVDAAFEKVQAGGAEVVQEPMDQPYGTRDCAFRDPAGNMVRINQLA, encoded by the coding sequence ATGGACCTCTACATCCACTACACGTTCCTCCCCGCCGACGACCCCGAGGCCTCGCTCGCGTTCTACCGCGACGTCCTGGACTTCGACGTGCGCAACGACGTCGGCTACGGCGACATGCGCTGGATCACCGTCGGCCCGCCCGCGCAGCCGCAGACGTCGATCGTGCTGCACCCGCCGGCCGCCGACCCCGGCATCACCGACGACGAGCGGCACACCATCGCCGAGCTCATGGCGAAGGGCTCGTACGCGTCGATCGTGCTGGCGGCGTCCGACGTCGACGCGGCGTTCGAGAAGGTGCAGGCCGGCGGCGCCGAGGTCGTCCAGGAGCCCATGGACCAGCCGTACGGGACCCGCGACTGCGCCTTCCGCGACCCGGCGGGGAACATGGTGCGCATCAACCAGCTCGCGTGA
- a CDS encoding helix-turn-helix transcriptional regulator gives MAADADARLRELRALRAVRDRIDRDYAQPLDVEALARGAHMSAGHLSRRFRAAFGESPYSYLMTRRIERAMTLLRRGDLSVTDVCFAVGCGSLGTFSTRFTELVGIPPGRYRQIATGDGAGIPSCVAKQVMRPRRDRSGSEKPGTGASS, from the coding sequence ATGGCTGCCGACGCCGACGCCCGGCTGCGCGAGCTGCGCGCGCTGCGGGCCGTGCGGGACCGCATCGACCGCGACTACGCCCAGCCGCTGGACGTCGAGGCGCTCGCGCGCGGGGCGCACATGTCCGCCGGCCACCTGAGCCGGCGGTTCCGGGCGGCGTTCGGCGAGTCGCCCTACAGCTACCTCATGACGCGTCGCATCGAGCGGGCGATGACGCTCCTGCGGCGGGGGGACCTGTCGGTGACGGACGTGTGCTTCGCCGTCGGCTGCGGGTCGCTGGGCACGTTCAGCACGCGGTTCACCGAGCTCGTCGGGATCCCGCCCGGCCGGTACCGCCAGATCGCCACGGGGGACGGCGCGGGCATCCCGTCCTGCGTCGCCAAGCAGGTCATGCGGCCGCGGCGGGATCGGTCAGGATCCGAGAAGCCGGGGACGGGAGCGTCCTCCTAG
- a CDS encoding hemolysin family protein, whose product MWVLTLLVGVVVVLAITAVTAYFVAQEFGYMSVDRSRLAARAEAGDEGARKALDVTRRTSFMLSGAQLGITVTGLLVGYVAEPLIGESLGEAFGLVNVPTGVGVAVGTVLALLFSTFVQMLFGELFPKNLAIARPEPTAVRLATSTIWYLRGFGWLIRVFDAASNALLKVLGIEPVHDVEHSATARDLEHIVADSADLPRDLSVLLDRILDFPASDVEHAMVPRSRVDTVTPDTGVARLRELMSDGHSRYPVLDDETVTGVVHLPDVLRSTDPTATAGTLQRPPALVPESMSLPDAVRVLVASDNQLAVVIDEYGGFAGTLSVEDVAEELVGEIHDEHDPLDAADLTRQDDGSWLVAGDVHVDEVERTLEHDLPRDDYETIAGLTIDAHGALPPLGTVVEVPLAPDPAHLVDDAEPLPLVLRIEVLRIERHVPSRVRLTIEPATAGAGTHEEADR is encoded by the coding sequence ATGTGGGTGCTCACGCTCCTCGTCGGTGTGGTCGTCGTCCTGGCGATCACCGCTGTGACCGCGTACTTCGTGGCGCAGGAGTTCGGCTACATGTCGGTCGACCGCTCGCGGCTCGCCGCGCGCGCCGAGGCCGGTGACGAGGGCGCGCGCAAGGCGCTCGACGTCACGCGCCGCACGTCCTTCATGCTGTCCGGTGCGCAGCTGGGCATCACCGTCACCGGGCTGCTCGTCGGCTACGTGGCAGAGCCGCTCATCGGTGAGTCCCTCGGTGAGGCGTTCGGCCTGGTGAACGTGCCCACGGGCGTCGGCGTCGCCGTCGGCACCGTGCTGGCGCTGCTGTTCTCCACGTTCGTGCAGATGCTCTTCGGCGAGCTGTTCCCCAAGAACCTCGCGATCGCACGCCCCGAGCCCACGGCCGTCCGCCTGGCGACCTCGACGATCTGGTACCTGCGCGGCTTCGGGTGGCTCATCCGCGTCTTCGACGCCGCGTCCAACGCGCTGCTGAAGGTGCTGGGCATCGAGCCCGTGCACGACGTCGAGCACTCGGCCACCGCACGCGACCTCGAGCACATCGTCGCGGACTCCGCCGACCTGCCCCGCGACCTGTCGGTCCTGCTCGACCGCATCCTCGACTTCCCCGCCAGCGACGTCGAGCACGCCATGGTCCCGCGCTCGCGCGTCGACACGGTCACCCCCGACACGGGCGTCGCCCGCCTGCGCGAGCTCATGTCCGACGGGCACTCGCGCTACCCCGTGCTCGACGACGAGACCGTGACCGGCGTGGTGCACCTGCCCGACGTGCTGCGCAGCACGGACCCGACCGCGACCGCGGGCACGCTGCAGCGGCCGCCCGCGCTCGTCCCCGAGTCGATGTCGCTGCCCGACGCGGTGCGCGTCCTCGTCGCTTCCGACAACCAGCTCGCCGTCGTCATCGACGAGTACGGCGGCTTCGCGGGCACGCTGTCCGTGGAGGACGTCGCCGAGGAGCTCGTCGGCGAGATCCACGACGAGCACGACCCGCTCGACGCGGCCGACCTGACCCGGCAGGACGACGGGTCCTGGCTCGTCGCCGGCGACGTGCACGTCGACGAGGTCGAGCGCACCCTGGAGCACGACCTGCCGCGGGACGACTACGAGACCATCGCCGGCCTGACGATCGACGCCCACGGCGCGCTGCCGCCGCTCGGCACGGTCGTCGAGGTGCCGCTGGCCCCGGACCCGGCGCACCTCGTGGACGACGCCGAGCCGCTGCCCCTCGTGCTGCGCATCGAGGTCCTGCGCATCGAGCGGCACGTGCCCTCCCGGGTGCGGCTGACCATCGAGCCCGCCACGGCGGGCGCCGGCACGCACGAGGAGGCGGACCGATGA
- a CDS encoding CNNM domain-containing protein — MSNPWVVVATTVAIIALSAFFVAVEFAMLAARRHRFEDAAATSRSARAALRSSHELTVLLAGAQLGITACTLALGAITKPAVHHWLTPLFASWGLPAVPADVVGFVLALVIVTFLHLVVGEMAPKSWAIAHPEASAELLALPMRGFMWAVRPVLRALNEAANGLLRRVGIEPVDEMTAGTDPASLRHLVEHSANVGALDAAFSTQLSQALELQRMKVRDLADPASVPVTVPTSATVADVQRASLDSGHLRILVGDDGAVSGVVHVRDTLMTDPAQPATPFVRPAYELPGDTLVATAFAGMREGRHHLAIVTGGERPLVVTLTDVVARLLPQTTGTAA, encoded by the coding sequence ATGAGCAACCCCTGGGTCGTCGTCGCGACGACCGTCGCGATCATCGCGCTGTCCGCGTTCTTCGTCGCCGTCGAGTTCGCCATGCTCGCCGCGCGCCGCCACCGGTTCGAGGACGCGGCCGCCACGAGCCGCTCCGCACGCGCCGCCCTGCGCAGCTCCCACGAGCTGACGGTGCTGCTCGCCGGCGCCCAGCTCGGCATCACCGCGTGCACGCTCGCGCTCGGGGCCATCACCAAGCCCGCCGTGCACCACTGGCTCACGCCGCTGTTCGCGTCGTGGGGCCTGCCCGCGGTCCCGGCCGACGTCGTGGGCTTCGTGCTCGCGCTGGTCATCGTGACGTTCCTGCACCTGGTGGTCGGCGAGATGGCCCCGAAGTCGTGGGCGATCGCCCACCCGGAGGCGTCCGCCGAGCTGCTGGCGCTGCCGATGCGCGGCTTCATGTGGGCCGTGCGGCCCGTGCTGCGGGCGCTCAACGAGGCGGCGAACGGCCTGCTGCGACGCGTCGGCATCGAGCCGGTCGACGAGATGACGGCGGGCACGGACCCGGCGTCGCTGCGTCACCTCGTCGAGCACTCCGCGAACGTCGGCGCGCTGGACGCCGCGTTCTCCACGCAGCTCTCGCAGGCGCTGGAGCTGCAGCGCATGAAGGTCCGCGACCTGGCCGACCCCGCGTCGGTCCCGGTCACGGTGCCGACGTCCGCCACGGTCGCGGACGTGCAGCGCGCGTCCCTCGACAGCGGGCACCTGCGCATCCTCGTGGGCGACGACGGGGCCGTGTCGGGGGTCGTGCACGTGCGCGACACCCTGATGACCGACCCCGCGCAGCCGGCGACGCCGTTCGTCCGGCCGGCGTACGAGCTGCCGGGCGACACGCTCGTCGCCACCGCGTTCGCCGGGATGCGCGAGGGACGCCACCACCTGGCGATCGTGACCGGTGGGGAGCGTCCGCTCGTCGTGACGCTCACCGACGTCGTCGCGCGGCTGCTGCCGCAGACGACCGGCACGGCCGCCTGA
- a CDS encoding glycerophosphodiester phosphodiesterase has protein sequence MHARRDVDDGRRPRHPYFRDPSGVVALAHRGFALDGRENALPAFAAAVDLGFRYVETDAHATSDHVAVALHDETLDRTTDATGLVRELPWSVVGRARIGGVDPVPRLDDVLGTWPDLRVNIDVKSEHAMAPVAETIERTAAHDRVCVTSFSAARRRGTLALLSRPVATSAATAEVVGFLAAHRAHVPRLAARALRDVDALQVPVAQGRVTVVDAGTVATAHAAGRDVHVWTVNDPAEMHRLLDLGVDGLVTDRADLLRDVLRTRGLWP, from the coding sequence GTGCACGCGCGGCGGGACGTCGACGACGGGCGCCGTCCGCGGCACCCGTACTTCCGCGACCCCTCGGGCGTCGTGGCGCTCGCCCACCGGGGCTTCGCGCTCGACGGGCGGGAGAACGCCCTGCCGGCGTTCGCCGCAGCCGTGGACCTGGGCTTCCGGTACGTCGAGACCGACGCGCACGCGACCTCGGACCACGTCGCCGTCGCGCTGCACGACGAGACCCTGGACCGCACGACCGACGCCACGGGCCTGGTCCGCGAGCTGCCGTGGTCCGTGGTGGGCCGTGCGCGCATCGGCGGCGTCGACCCCGTGCCGCGCCTCGACGACGTGCTGGGCACGTGGCCGGACCTGCGCGTCAACATCGACGTCAAGAGCGAGCACGCGATGGCGCCCGTGGCCGAGACGATCGAGCGCACCGCCGCCCACGACCGGGTGTGCGTGACGTCGTTCTCCGCGGCCCGCCGGCGCGGGACGCTCGCGCTGCTGAGCAGGCCGGTGGCGACGTCGGCGGCGACGGCGGAGGTCGTGGGGTTCCTCGCGGCGCACCGCGCGCACGTGCCCCGGCTGGCGGCCCGGGCGCTGCGCGACGTGGACGCGCTGCAGGTGCCGGTGGCCCAGGGGCGCGTCACGGTCGTGGACGCCGGCACGGTCGCCACCGCGCACGCCGCGGGCCGGGACGTGCACGTGTGGACGGTCAACGACCCGGCCGAGATGCACCGGCTGCTCGACCTGGGCGTCGACGGCCTGGTCACCGACCGCGCGGACCTCCTGCGCGACGTCCTGCGCACCCGAGGCCTCTGGCCCTGA
- the recC gene encoding exodeoxyribonuclease V subunit gamma: protein MTAAGRGRSGTTGAAGPLRVHTSERADVLVDALGDLLTHLPAGTDPFAREVVAVPTRGVERWVAQRLSHRLGAGPDGEAGVSARIDFDPPARLVARAVADATGTSRDDDPWEPERLVWHVLRAVDDAVAQAMTWAGPLARHLTDEPGARDDVRAGRRLRLARRLAGAFAAYAAQRPSLVVAWAAGRDDDGAGAPLPADVAWQAPLWRAVRAAAATPSPAELLADAVAALRTDPDRVDLPSRLSVLGPTRLPRAHVDVLTALAVHRDVHLWLPHPSAALWQRAQRHATTDAAGVAPRRRAVPTIAVHPLLASAARDATELGLRLAAVGADVTHHPAPAPAATVLGALQAALRADERPAGRTAVGPDDRSIQVHACHGRGRQVEVLREAVLGVLADDPTLQPRDVVVLCPDVEAFAPLVVAAFGGAATPGEPDDAGAPGGARPAVHPGRTLRVRVADRAPARTNPLLRVLAELLALAGSRVTASGVVDLAGLPAVRRRFGFDDADLERVRGWALESGVRWGEDQVRRARYGLGAVAQGTWRTATDRLLLGVAMAEEDHRFVGSALPLDDVDSTAVDLAGRFAELVERLTALLDELEGVRPASAWFDALDRALLLLTAADPADAWQEVGARAVLTEARTSAAGADVPLRLPDVVALLDPYLAGRPTRTGFRTGALTVCSLEPMRAVPHRVVCLLGLDDGVFPRAGAPDGDDVLARDPLVGERDRRAEDRQLFLDAVTAAGDHLLIVHSGADERTGAPRPPAVPVGELLDAVDEAVELPGGRPAREALVVHHPLQTVDERNFVPGALGRPGPFSFDDVDRAAAVVARSPRRPRPPLLGAPLPPLDEPVLDLDDLVAALEHPVKAFVRRRLGVLVPGEVEDLDDRLPLTLAPLDGWATGDRLLAAVLDGVDLDRAAAAERRRGKVPPGNLGGAALADVATRVAAVAAAAVPVLGAPATTVDVTVPLPGGRVLTGTVPGVHGDVLVRAVYARLGAKHRLRAWVRLLALVAGPEAPPVRGAATVGRGPGTRATAATSWLTPPSPDDARRLLADLVAVRDRAMCAPLPLPVAAAGTYAQRRHGHDDPAGALADAQQVLRDRFEHTDEYHVLAWGDGFTLTGVAGDPTPADRAAWPDEPTLLGALARTVWDALLTHEGRGPA from the coding sequence GTGACGGCGGCAGGGCGGGGACGGTCGGGGACGACCGGGGCGGCGGGCCCGCTGCGCGTGCACACGTCCGAGCGCGCGGACGTCCTGGTCGACGCGCTCGGCGACCTGCTGACGCACCTGCCCGCGGGGACCGACCCGTTCGCCCGCGAGGTCGTCGCGGTCCCGACGCGGGGCGTCGAGCGGTGGGTCGCGCAGCGGCTCTCGCACCGCCTGGGCGCCGGTCCCGACGGCGAGGCCGGCGTGAGCGCACGCATCGACTTCGACCCGCCCGCGCGGTTGGTGGCGCGGGCCGTCGCCGACGCCACGGGGACCTCGCGCGACGACGACCCGTGGGAGCCCGAGCGCCTGGTGTGGCACGTGCTGCGCGCGGTCGACGACGCCGTCGCCCAGGCAATGACGTGGGCCGGCCCCCTCGCCCGGCACCTGACCGACGAGCCGGGCGCCCGCGACGACGTGCGGGCCGGGCGTCGGCTGCGGCTCGCACGTCGCCTCGCCGGGGCGTTCGCGGCGTACGCCGCGCAGCGTCCGTCGCTGGTCGTCGCGTGGGCCGCGGGCCGCGACGACGACGGTGCGGGCGCGCCGTTGCCGGCCGACGTGGCCTGGCAGGCACCGCTGTGGCGCGCGGTCCGCGCCGCCGCCGCCACGCCGAGCCCCGCCGAGCTGCTCGCCGACGCCGTCGCAGCCCTGCGCACCGACCCGGACCGCGTCGACCTGCCCTCCCGCCTGTCCGTGCTCGGCCCGACCCGGCTGCCGCGCGCGCACGTCGACGTGCTGACCGCGCTGGCGGTCCACCGCGACGTGCACCTGTGGCTGCCGCACCCGTCGGCCGCCCTGTGGCAGCGGGCGCAGCGGCACGCCACGACGGACGCCGCCGGCGTCGCGCCCCGGCGGCGCGCCGTGCCCACGATCGCCGTCCACCCCCTGCTCGCCTCGGCGGCACGGGACGCGACCGAGCTCGGGCTGCGCCTCGCGGCCGTCGGCGCGGACGTGACGCACCACCCGGCGCCGGCGCCGGCGGCGACGGTGCTCGGTGCGCTGCAGGCGGCGCTGCGGGCGGACGAACGGCCGGCCGGCCGCACGGCCGTGGGCCCGGACGACCGCAGCATCCAGGTCCACGCGTGCCACGGCCGCGGCCGGCAGGTCGAGGTGCTGCGCGAGGCCGTGCTGGGCGTCCTGGCCGACGACCCCACGCTGCAGCCCCGCGACGTCGTCGTGCTGTGCCCCGACGTCGAGGCGTTCGCACCGCTGGTCGTGGCCGCGTTCGGCGGTGCGGCGACCCCCGGCGAGCCCGACGACGCGGGCGCACCCGGCGGCGCACGTCCCGCGGTGCACCCCGGCCGCACCCTGCGGGTACGCGTCGCGGACCGCGCCCCGGCCCGCACCAACCCGCTGCTGCGGGTGCTCGCCGAGCTGCTCGCGCTCGCCGGGTCGCGCGTCACCGCGTCGGGGGTCGTGGACCTCGCGGGGCTGCCCGCGGTGCGCCGGCGCTTCGGGTTCGACGACGCGGATCTCGAGCGCGTGCGCGGGTGGGCCCTCGAGTCCGGGGTGCGCTGGGGTGAGGACCAGGTGCGACGCGCCCGGTACGGCCTCGGCGCCGTCGCCCAGGGCACGTGGCGCACGGCGACGGACCGGCTGCTGCTCGGCGTCGCGATGGCGGAGGAGGACCACAGGTTCGTCGGCTCGGCGCTGCCGCTGGACGACGTGGACAGCACGGCCGTGGACCTCGCGGGCCGGTTCGCCGAGCTCGTCGAGCGGCTCACGGCCCTGCTCGACGAGCTCGAGGGCGTGCGACCCGCGTCCGCGTGGTTCGACGCCCTCGACCGCGCGCTCCTGCTGCTCACCGCCGCGGACCCCGCCGACGCGTGGCAGGAGGTCGGCGCCCGCGCCGTCCTGACGGAGGCGCGGACGTCCGCCGCGGGGGCCGACGTCCCGCTGCGCCTGCCCGACGTGGTCGCGCTGCTCGACCCGTACCTCGCGGGCCGCCCGACGCGCACCGGCTTCCGGACCGGCGCGCTCACGGTGTGCTCGCTGGAGCCGATGCGCGCCGTGCCGCACCGCGTGGTCTGCCTCCTCGGCCTGGACGACGGCGTGTTCCCGCGGGCCGGGGCACCCGACGGCGACGACGTCCTGGCACGCGACCCGCTGGTCGGCGAGCGCGACCGCCGGGCGGAGGACCGCCAGCTCTTCCTGGACGCGGTGACGGCCGCGGGCGACCACCTGCTGATCGTGCACAGCGGCGCGGACGAGCGCACCGGGGCGCCGCGCCCGCCCGCGGTGCCCGTGGGCGAGCTCCTGGACGCGGTCGACGAGGCCGTCGAGCTGCCCGGCGGGCGACCGGCCCGCGAGGCCCTCGTGGTGCACCACCCGCTGCAGACGGTCGACGAGCGCAACTTCGTCCCGGGTGCGCTGGGCCGCCCGGGGCCGTTCAGCTTCGACGACGTGGACCGCGCGGCGGCGGTCGTCGCCCGCAGCCCGCGACGGCCCCGTCCCCCGCTGCTGGGCGCGCCGCTCCCGCCGCTCGACGAGCCGGTCCTCGACCTCGACGACCTGGTGGCTGCGCTGGAGCACCCGGTCAAGGCGTTCGTCCGCCGCCGGCTCGGCGTGCTCGTGCCCGGTGAGGTCGAGGACCTGGACGACCGGCTGCCGCTGACGCTCGCGCCGCTGGACGGCTGGGCGACCGGTGACCGGCTCCTCGCGGCCGTGCTGGACGGGGTGGACCTCGACCGCGCCGCGGCCGCCGAGCGGCGCCGGGGCAAGGTGCCGCCCGGCAACCTGGGCGGTGCGGCGCTCGCCGACGTCGCCACGCGCGTGGCCGCGGTCGCCGCGGCGGCCGTGCCCGTCCTGGGGGCGCCGGCCACGACCGTCGACGTCACCGTGCCCCTGCCCGGCGGCCGCGTCCTGACCGGCACGGTGCCCGGCGTGCACGGCGACGTCCTGGTCCGCGCGGTGTACGCCCGGCTGGGGGCCAAGCACCGGCTCCGGGCCTGGGTCCGCCTGCTGGCGCTCGTCGCCGGCCCGGAAGCGCCCCCGGTCCGCGGAGCCGCGACCGTCGGGCGCGGCCCGGGGACGCGCGCGACGGCGGCCACGTCGTGGCTCACTCCCCCGTCCCCGGACGACGCGCGCCGCCTGCTCGCCGACCTGGTGGCCGTGCGGGACCGGGCGATGTGCGCGCCGCTGCCGCTGCCGGTCGCCGCCGCCGGCACGTACGCGCAGCGCCGCCACGGGCACGACGACCCGGCGGGCGCCCTGGCGGACGCCCAGCAGGTGCTGCGCGACCGCTTCGAGCACACCGACGAGTACCACGTGCTCGCCTGGGGCGACGGCTTCACCCTCACGGGCGTCGCGGGTGACCCGACGCCGGCCGACCGCGCCGCCTGGCCGGACGAGCCCACGCTCCTGGGCGCCCTGGCGCGCACGGTCTGGGACGCGCTGCTCACCCACGAGGGGCGGGGCCCGGCATGA